AATTTGATTAACTTTAATCAAAATTGAATTAGCGATATTTCTGTCAATACCTTTTTGTAAAATCTTAGGATTGGTCACAAATAAATCATCACCAACTAACTGAATACGTCCACCTAATTTTTCAGTGATTAATTTCCAGCCATCCCAATCATTTTCGTCAAAACCGTCTTCAATACTGATGATAGGGTAACGATCAACCCAATCAACAAAGAAATCAGCCATTTGTGCTGAACTGTAAGTTTTACTTTCAGATGCCAAATCATAAATTCCATCTGAATAATATTCGGAGGCGGCAGCATCCAGACCTAAATAAATATCTACACCCGGCTTATAACCAGCCAACTCTATAGCTTGCAGGATTACACTGATAGCTTCTTCGTTTGAAGAAAGATTAGGAGCAAAGCCGCCTTCATCACCGACAGTAGTCGCCAAGCCTTTGGCTTTTAATACTTTACTGAGGTTATGAAATACTTCTGCGCCATAACGAATAGCTTCACGAAAAGATGGAGCACCAACAGGCAAGATCATAAATTCTTGTAAATCTACACTATTGTCAGCATGTGAACCGCCATTGATGATGTTCATCATCGGTACCGGTAAAATAAATTCACCGGATTTGTTCAAGTGGCGATATAAAGGTTGTCCGGCTTCTTTTGACGCAGCATGAGCCGCTGCCATAGAAACAGCCAACAGGGCATTAGCACCTAGACGGGCTTTAGTATCGGTGCCGTCCAAAGCGATCATCACCTTATCAAGACCTTCCTGATCATTGACATCCAACCCGATAACGGCATCGCGAATCTCGGTTCTGACGTTATTAACAGCGTTTAGTACGCCTTTACCGAGGTAACGGGATTTATCGCCATCACGCAATTCGATTGCTTCACGTTCGCCTGTTGATGCACCGGAAGGAACCATTGCACTACCAACTACTCCGGAAGCCAAAACTACATCAGCCTCCAATGTTGGATTACCGCGTGAATCTAAAATTTCTCTTGCACGAATCTCTACTATTGCGGCCATCATTTTTCCTATAGTGTTGTTTCTATCAGACTTTTAGCTTTTACAGCCTGATCGATAGTTAATAAAACTTCTAATAATTCTTGCATTCTGTACAGCGGCCAGGCATTTGGACCATCGCTTTTAGCTTCAGCAGGATTAGGATGGGTTTCCATAAATAATCCGGCAACGCCTACAGCAATAGCAGCTCTGGCCAACACAGGTACAAATTCACGCTGCCCACCTGAACTGGTGCCCTGTCCTCCAGGCAATTGTACAGAATGAGTGGCATCAAAAACTACCGGGCACCGGGTGTCTCTCATTACCGCTAAAGAGCGCATATCGGAAACCAGATTGTTATAACCAAAAGACACACCACGCTCACAAACCATAATATGTTCGTTTCCGGTCGCTTTAGCTTTATTGGCCACATTGACCATATCCCATGGCGCAAGAAACTGGCCTTTTTTGATATTAACAGGAATACCTTGCGAAGCCACTTGCTGAATAAAATTGGTTTGTCGACACAAGAAAGCCGGTGTTTGCATGACATCAACCACGCTTGCCACTTCAGCCAGCGGCGTATCCTCATGAACATCGGTTAGAACAGGAACTCCGATTTGTTGCTTAACTTTCTGCAAGATTTCCAAACCCTTCTCGATACCCAAACCTCTGAAACTTTCGTGTGATGAGCGATTGGCTTTATCAAATGATGATTTGTAAATAAACGGAATATTTAGTGCCGTTGTTAATTCTTTAAGATAACCTGCGGTATCCAGCGCCAATTGCTCACTTTCAATCACACAAGGACCGGCAATCAGAAAAAATGGTTGATCCAAACCAACTTCAAAACCACATAATTTCATTGAGCTTTTACCTTTTTATATAGAGCGGCTGCTATGACAAAACCGGAAAACAAGGGATGACCTTTCCTGGGTGTTGACGTAAATTCCGGATGGAACTGGCAGGCTAAAAACCAGGGATGATCAGGTAATTCGATAACCTCAACCAGTCGCCCATCAATGGACTTACCGGAAAAGCGCACGCCGGCTTTTTCCAGCCTTTCAATATATGAATTATTAAACTCATAACGATGGCGATGTCTTTCAGTAATAACATCTTTCTGATAAAGCTGAAAAGCCAATGAATCAGTTTGTAATCGGCATTTCTGACCACCCAAACGCATGGAACCACCCAAATCAGAATTTTGGTCACGCGTTTCGATTTGGCCGGTTGCATCAGCCCATTCGGTAATCAGACCAATCACCGGATGCGGTGATTTAGGCAAAAATTCTGTACTATGCGCACCTTCCAAACCTGCCACATTACGGGCAATATCAATGACCGCTACCTGCATGCCTAAACAAATACCCAGATAAGGAATTTTATTTTCACGGGCATAACGCACAGTGGCAATTTTACCTTCCACGCCACGCTCACCAAATCCGCCAGGTACCAGAATAGCATCAACATCTTTCAGCCGGGCAACACCTTCATCCTCAACTATTTCTGAATCAACATACCTAATATTAACTTTGGTGCGCGTGCTAATTCCGGCATGAATTAACGCTTCATTTAGTGATTTGTAAGCATCAGAATGATCGACATACTTACCTACAATGGCAATAGTTACTTCATTGGCAGGATGGGTCAGCGCCTCAACGACTGTTTTCCATTGTGTTAAATCTGCAGGTGGTGCATCTATTCGCAACTTGCTAACAACAATATCATCCAAACCTTGCTCGTGTAATAACAACGGAATTCGATAAATCGTATCTGCATCAATTGCAGAAATAACCGCTTTTTCTTCCACATTGGTAAATAAGGCAATTTTGCGACGCTCGGCTAGAGGAACAGGTAGCTCTGAACGACAAATCAGAATATCAGGCTGGATACCTATAGCTCGAAGTTCTTTAACTGAATGTTGCGTAGGCTTGGTTTTAATTTCGCCTGCAGAACGAATATAAGGCACCAGCGTTAAGTGAATAAACAGTGATCTGTCTGCACCCAGTTCAAAACGCATTTGCCGGATGGCTTCCATAAATGGCAATGATTCAATATCACCGACAGTGCCACCGACTTCGATTAAGGCAACGTCCATGCCTTCGGCACTTAGATAAACCCGGCGCTTTATTTCATCGGTAATGTGCGGAATAACCTGAACGGTAGCGCCTAAATATTCACCTTTACGCTCTCTACGTAAAACACTGTCATAAACCTGACCAGCAGTGAAATTGTTCTTTTTGGCCATGGTGGTTTTAAGAAACCGTTCATAATGGCCTAAATCCAGATCAGTTTCTGCACCATCTTCAGTAACAAATACTTCACCATGTTGAAAGGGACTCATAGTGCCCGGATCAAGATTGATATAAGGATCCAGCTTGGTCATAGTAACCTTGAGACCGCGAGCCTCAAGAATGGCAGCAAGCGACGATGCAGCAATGCCCTTGCCTAGCGATGAGACAACACCGCCGGTAATGAAAATGTATTTTGTCATTGAGAAGGTATGGAATTCAGAAGATAACTGATAACAGTCTAAATAAATCTTGTCTATTTTAATCGACAATGCACGGATAGTCATTGTCTTTATTCAGTAAACGTCAAATTATGCCAGATCCAATCATGGCAACGAATGGCCTCTATCAGCCAATTACCAACAATCATCCGGCATTAAAATCGATTCTCTGAGTGACTGGTATCTGACAATAACAGAGCGCTCTAAACCGGTGTATCAAAAGCAAATTGAATTGGAACTGTTTTTTGAAAACATCAGACCAAATCCGGTATTTTACACACTACTCTCAACTGTTTTTTGCAAGGACAATCTAATACAGTCCTGCGCTTGTTCACTATAAAAATCACTGCATATCCACAAATCACCGACAGCGGCCAGCTTATCATCAAGATAAACCAGAGGTATTGCGTCCCTTTCCCACGGTGGAATGCCTGCTTCCTGAAACAGTTTTTTCAAGGTATGACGGCCTTGACGCCCCGGCAAAGAAATTTTTTCCCCACCACTGCGAGCCCTGACTATAATAGTTGCTTTCTGCCACTGCCCTTGATTTATACCTACTGAAGATAACTGCCAAAACAAAGTTTGATTTTTAGATACGCTGAGTGAGGCTTGTCCTGCTGACCAAATATTTTCACGGACTATTTCCGGGGTGACTACTTTAAGGCAGTACAACTTGCCCCGATAACGACGCACGCAATAACCTTGTTCAGATAACTCAGGCTCACGATCTTCTGTTGCCGAAATAACATCAGATTGTAAACGCTCAATAAACGCTTGCGCCGGCATTTTTAATTGCAGAAATTGAAACCATTGCCTGATGATAAGGGCTTGTTGGGTAGGCTTGTAAGACCTTAACCGACCGATGCAAAGTGTCTTGTCGGCCTCATTAAAAACTCCACGAAATATCGTTTCAGCATATTCAGAAACCACAACCTGTGCATCAGCGCAATGCTTGGCCGAACGCGCAACTGTTTTATCGCAAGAAGGCCAACGCTGTTTTAATAAAGGCAACACGGCATTACGCAAATAATTGCGATCGTAATCGTTACTGAGATTACTGGGATCATTAACCCAGCTTAATGCATGTGTTTGCGCATAATCATCAATAGCCGACTTTGCAACATTGAGCAAAGGTCTAAGCATAAGACCTTTACCAAAAACAGTGCTCTCGGGCATTGCCGATAATCCACGCAAACCACTGCCACGAAACAATTGCAACAAGACCGTTTCCAACTGATCATCCCGGTGTTGTGCAACCATCAGTACATCATTGACATCAATTAATGACTTTAAAGCTGTGTAACGAGCATTTCTGGCAGCCTCTTCAGGACTTTCCCCCTGGCTTGGAAGAGCATTAACGCGCAATACCATAAAATCAACGCCCAGACTTTCTGCCGTTTTTTTACAATGTATCGCCCAGGATTCTGCTTCAGACTGCAAGCCATGATGTACATAAACAGCAGTGACTCTGTCTCTAATAGCAGTTATTGAAGTACACAAATGCAATAAAACATGAGAATCTACACCACCGCTATAACCCATATAAATGTGTGCAGGGCTGTTACTTTGATTTAGCGCTGATGTTATAGAATGTGCTGAAAGCAACTCTGTCATGTGTGGTTGTGTTGAGGAGTTGTGCAGATTAATTATTAAACCACCAAGAACACGACGTTATTACCTTGGATGTTTCTTCGTGTCTTCGTGGTTTTATAGCTTAAATTCTCGAGCGATAATTATTTTTTAAATAAATTTTTGATCACAGGCCAGCCATTCGTCAACCATTGTTCTTTTACAAAGCCAATAGTCGGCTTAACCTTACTGGCAACTGTCTTAAGAGCAGTCCATATCCGATCGGCAATTGATGCTTCAGGACTATCGCGCCATTGTAAATAACGTGACCCAAAGCCATTAATAAACACCGGTTTAAAAAGCCACATTTCCAGAATAGAGGTGACCCACATAAACATAAATGAAATACCCATCCCCATACCTGCAAAAATAACCAACCAGGCAAACATAGGATGAATCTTGGTTAACCACCATGACATGATATCAGCAACAAGAAACACATAAGGCATACCGATGGCAATACATTTATATTGTGTTGTTGTAGTTTCCGCAAAACTGAAAATCAGTCCGACAAACATGAAAATAAAACTGATACCGAACATATGAACATGGGAAACTCGTGTTAGCGATGCGAAGGTAGCACCGGTATCTTGAGTCGTATAAGCTTTTAATCCCTCAAATTCGGTAAAGTCTGGTACACCAGAAGCCTCTTTGTTATGACACATAACACAACGGGTCTCGATTATTTTTTCAATACCGTCAATTTTATAATCATCGGCATCCGCACCGGCTCTGACCCATTCCATAATTTTAAAACGCTCATCATCCGGCGCATTGGCTTTCATGGCACCATTCAGCTGGGTTTCCAGAACGGTACCAGAACGGTTACCGTAATAACTATAAACAATATCATTAACGGACAAGCCAAATTTACCATCAGCCATACCATGAGTAAACAATATTTGAATTAGTGCAAAAAGATACCCTATACCTACAGTACAAAGATATCCTGTGAACAATACCTTAATAGGGGCATCGTGATCTTTTAAAGGTGTGAATTTTGGAGTCATAATTTTATATAGTTTAAATGTATGATAAGACCATTACGAAGCAATAAGTTTACTGCAGTACTAAACAGAACCAATAATTCTGAAAGTAATACTAGTTATGACATTATAACCTGCCTTTATTAAATTTTATTTCTATTGTTAGTTAACTATACTCTCTTTATCATGCTATTTTCTTGTATTTCCTTGACTTTACTATCTCAGTAGAGATATGCAGGGCAAAACCAAAATAATGGTGTGCCGATAATAATGGCTGCAACAAAGGGTATAAGCCTTTGTAAAAACATTAACAGATACAAAGATTAACAGTAACCTTTAAACCAATTTAAATATTGATTGATAAAATAACCTGTCAAAATCATTAATTACTCTAGGTTCTGTTGACGTTTTGTCTAAAAAATTAATCTATATTTTTCAATTAGATAAATTAAATAACGATTTTTTAATCGTAGTTCAGGCAAGAATTACCATTAGTTACAAGCCATGAATGGCATCCTATCAACTGGATGCCAGCATTTATTAACGACATTGCAATAACCCATTGATTTATTCTTTTTGAAACTTCAACAGAGCCTAAATCATCCATTATTTACTTGGCAGCTGCCCTTTATAAAACTTACCTTAAAAAGTATAATGGTCAATAAAAAAGCACTATCCTATTGAAAAAATTATATTATTAGAAGACTGATGTTCGTTTTTTTACTAATCTTAAGCGATAATATCACTTATTAATAACCGACGTGATGAATTGATTATTCCTTGAATCGACAATATGTAAATCAAATAGCCGAATCATAACGAACAAAAATTGTTGGTTACACACCGGCAATAAAAAAATGACAGAATATTATTTATGATTTACCCAAACATAACTTGCAGAATTTTTTGGCAAAAAAAAACCCAAGAGATTATCTTGGGTTTTTAATTTAAGCGCTTGGCAATTCCCTACTTTCGCATGGCAAACTGCCACACTATCATCGGCGCTAAGCGGTTTCACTTCCGAGTTCGAGATGGGATCGGGTGGTTCACGCTCGCTATGGTCACCAAGCAAACTGGTGTCGTCGCAGGCTATTTTATTTGCCTGTCGACGGTCTTCGCTGTGCGGTTAAACACAACGCTGGAAATCTGTAACACTTTTTTGGTTAGTTTCATATCAACTAACTTTTTGCTGCTTTTTTTGTGTTCTTTTTACAGTGATTAGCGATAATCGGCTGGCCAGAACAGTTATTGCTAACCGTCCCGGCGTATAACTCGCCCAAACTGATTGGGTGTTATATGGTCAAGCCTCACGGGCAATTAGTACACGTTAGCTTCACACATTACTGCGCTTCCACACCGTGCCTATCAACCTGGTAGTCTTCCAGGGCCCTTCAGGGGACTCATGGTCCCAGTGAGATCTCATCTTGGGAGGGGCTTCCCGCTTAGATGCTTTCAGCGGTTATCCTGTCCGAACGTAGCTACCCGGCAATGCCATTGGCATGACAACCGGAACACCAGAGGTTCGTCCACTCCGGTCCTCTCGTACTAGGAGCAGCTTCCCTCAAATCTCAAACGCCCACGGCAGATAGGGACCGAACTGTCTCACGACGTTCTGAACCCAGCTCGCGTACCACTTTAAATGGCG
Above is a window of Methylobacter sp. S3L5C DNA encoding:
- the eno gene encoding phosphopyruvate hydratase: MAAIVEIRAREILDSRGNPTLEADVVLASGVVGSAMVPSGASTGEREAIELRDGDKSRYLGKGVLNAVNNVRTEIRDAVIGLDVNDQEGLDKVMIALDGTDTKARLGANALLAVSMAAAHAASKEAGQPLYRHLNKSGEFILPVPMMNIINGGSHADNSVDLQEFMILPVGAPSFREAIRYGAEVFHNLSKVLKAKGLATTVGDEGGFAPNLSSNEEAISVILQAIELAGYKPGVDIYLGLDAAASEYYSDGIYDLASESKTYSSAQMADFFVDWVDRYPIISIEDGFDENDWDGWKLITEKLGGRIQLVGDDLFVTNPKILQKGIDRNIANSILIKVNQIGTLTETFAAIDMAHKASYTAVMSHRSGETEDVTIADLAVATGTGQIKTGSLSRSDRVAKYNRLMKIEEELGSLARYAGRSAFKML
- the kdsA gene encoding 3-deoxy-8-phosphooctulonate synthase, producing MKLCGFEVGLDQPFFLIAGPCVIESEQLALDTAGYLKELTTALNIPFIYKSSFDKANRSSHESFRGLGIEKGLEILQKVKQQIGVPVLTDVHEDTPLAEVASVVDVMQTPAFLCRQTNFIQQVASQGIPVNIKKGQFLAPWDMVNVANKAKATGNEHIMVCERGVSFGYNNLVSDMRSLAVMRDTRCPVVFDATHSVQLPGGQGTSSGGQREFVPVLARAAIAVGVAGLFMETHPNPAEAKSDGPNAWPLYRMQELLEVLLTIDQAVKAKSLIETTL
- a CDS encoding CTP synthase, with protein sequence MTKYIFITGGVVSSLGKGIAASSLAAILEARGLKVTMTKLDPYINLDPGTMSPFQHGEVFVTEDGAETDLDLGHYERFLKTTMAKKNNFTAGQVYDSVLRRERKGEYLGATVQVIPHITDEIKRRVYLSAEGMDVALIEVGGTVGDIESLPFMEAIRQMRFELGADRSLFIHLTLVPYIRSAGEIKTKPTQHSVKELRAIGIQPDILICRSELPVPLAERRKIALFTNVEEKAVISAIDADTIYRIPLLLHEQGLDDIVVSKLRIDAPPADLTQWKTVVEALTHPANEVTIAIVGKYVDHSDAYKSLNEALIHAGISTRTKVNIRYVDSEIVEDEGVARLKDVDAILVPGGFGERGVEGKIATVRYARENKIPYLGICLGMQVAVIDIARNVAGLEGAHSTEFLPKSPHPVIGLITEWADATGQIETRDQNSDLGGSMRLGGQKCRLQTDSLAFQLYQKDVITERHRHRYEFNNSYIERLEKAGVRFSGKSIDGRLVEVIELPDHPWFLACQFHPEFTSTPRKGHPLFSGFVIAAALYKKVKAQ
- the tilS gene encoding tRNA lysidine(34) synthetase TilS, with the protein product MTELLSAHSITSALNQSNSPAHIYMGYSGGVDSHVLLHLCTSITAIRDRVTAVYVHHGLQSEAESWAIHCKKTAESLGVDFMVLRVNALPSQGESPEEAARNARYTALKSLIDVNDVLMVAQHRDDQLETVLLQLFRGSGLRGLSAMPESTVFGKGLMLRPLLNVAKSAIDDYAQTHALSWVNDPSNLSNDYDRNYLRNAVLPLLKQRWPSCDKTVARSAKHCADAQVVVSEYAETIFRGVFNEADKTLCIGRLRSYKPTQQALIIRQWFQFLQLKMPAQAFIERLQSDVISATEDREPELSEQGYCVRRYRGKLYCLKVVTPEIVRENIWSAGQASLSVSKNQTLFWQLSSVGINQGQWQKATIIVRARSGGEKISLPGRQGRHTLKKLFQEAGIPPWERDAIPLVYLDDKLAAVGDLWICSDFYSEQAQDCIRLSLQKTVESSV